The following are from one region of the Pseudomonas putida genome:
- a CDS encoding threonine/serine dehydratase, producing MSAATASPSVVDTRYLDALYEAIKDAHVALRPAVSITPLTYSARLSAMSGCNVLLKCEHLQHTGSFKFRGASNKIRLLPVDRHQRGVIAASSGNHGQALALAGKRAGVPVTVYTTTSASAYKVEAMRALGAEVVCLPTDPLSAELEAASQAKAQGKPFVSPYNDPQVIAGQGTIGIELFEQAPELDAVFVAVGGGGMIAGIAAALRVLKPGIDIIGCWPENDPALQQSLKAGSIIDVEATDTLSDGTAGGVEPGSITFPLCQALLTDTVLVSEAEIRAAMRDVASSERWIIEGAAAVAVAGMQKLAERYRGKNVAVVVCGRNILLDKFLEAVQ from the coding sequence ATGTCAGCCGCCACCGCTTCTCCTTCCGTTGTCGATACCCGTTACCTGGATGCGCTATACGAAGCGATCAAGGATGCCCATGTGGCGCTGCGCCCGGCCGTCAGCATCACCCCACTGACCTACAGCGCCCGCTTGTCGGCAATGAGCGGCTGCAACGTGCTGCTCAAGTGCGAACACTTGCAGCACACCGGCTCGTTCAAGTTTCGTGGAGCCAGCAACAAGATCCGTCTGTTGCCGGTCGACCGACACCAGCGAGGCGTGATTGCCGCCTCCTCCGGCAACCACGGGCAGGCACTGGCGCTGGCGGGTAAGCGGGCTGGGGTACCTGTCACCGTTTACACCACCACCTCTGCCTCTGCGTACAAGGTGGAAGCCATGCGTGCACTGGGCGCCGAAGTGGTCTGCCTGCCCACCGACCCGCTGAGTGCGGAACTGGAAGCAGCCAGCCAGGCCAAGGCCCAGGGCAAACCGTTCGTGTCGCCCTACAACGACCCGCAAGTCATCGCGGGCCAAGGCACCATCGGCATCGAGCTGTTCGAGCAGGCGCCGGAGCTGGACGCCGTGTTCGTTGCCGTGGGCGGTGGCGGAATGATTGCCGGTATTGCTGCGGCCTTGCGGGTACTCAAACCTGGCATCGACATCATTGGTTGCTGGCCAGAAAATGACCCGGCCCTGCAGCAGTCGCTCAAGGCCGGCAGCATCATCGACGTGGAAGCGACTGACACGCTGTCCGATGGCACGGCCGGCGGTGTCGAGCCCGGTAGCATCACCTTCCCGCTGTGCCAGGCGCTGCTGACCGACACCGTGCTGGTCAGCGAGGCCGAGATCAGGGCCGCCATGCGCGATGTCGCCAGCAGTGAGCGCTGGATCATCGAAGGTGCCGCCGCTGTTGCGGTCGCCGGCATGCAAAAGCTTGCCGAGCGCTACCGCGGCAAGAACGTGGCGGTGGTCGT